The Triticum aestivum cultivar Chinese Spring chromosome 7B, IWGSC CS RefSeq v2.1, whole genome shotgun sequence genome window below encodes:
- the LOC123156563 gene encoding uncharacterized protein, whose protein sequence is MQYNLIEKGRHAEVYKGQLADGQMLRGRPMRAGAAGGSIGVALATPTPRPSTSCERKRTRAKVMVMEMNERKRSRSAYHKDEQKKGSSLGWRRWWPGRGR, encoded by the exons ATGCAAT ATAATTTGATCGAAAAGGGACGGCATGCTGAGGTGTACAAAGGACAGCTTGCTGATGGACA aatgttgcgcgggaggccgatgcgggcagGCGCCGCTGGTGGCTCTATTGGGGTCGCCTTGGCGACGCCTACGCCAAGACCTTCTACCTCG TGTGAAAGAAAGAGAACTCGAGCCAAAGTGATGGTGATGGAAATGAATGAAAGAAAGAGAAGCCG GAGTGCCTACCACAAAGATGAGCAGAAGAAGGGGAGTTCGCTGGGATGGAGGCGCTGGTGGCCTGGCCGTGGCCGTTGA